A section of the Agrobacterium tumefaciens genome encodes:
- the rbfA gene encoding 30S ribosome-binding factor RbfA yields the protein MAKATSSAPSQRMLRVGEQVRAALTQILQRGEVRDDLIESTVISISEVRMSPDLKIATAYVTPLGVADHTDIITALNRHAKFMRGRLGPQLRQMKYMPELRFRDDTSFDNYQKIDALLRSPEVQRDLGPSNEKDDEQN from the coding sequence ATGGCAAAAGCAACATCATCGGCCCCTTCGCAACGCATGCTGCGCGTCGGCGAACAGGTGCGCGCCGCCCTGACCCAGATTCTCCAGCGCGGCGAAGTCCGCGACGATCTGATCGAAAGCACCGTCATTTCCATTTCGGAAGTGCGCATGTCTCCCGATCTCAAGATCGCGACTGCCTACGTAACGCCGCTGGGCGTTGCCGATCACACCGACATCATCACGGCACTCAACCGCCACGCCAAGTTCATGCGCGGCCGCCTCGGCCCGCAGCTTCGGCAGATGAAATACATGCCGGAACTGCGTTTCCGCGACGATACGAGTTTCGACAACTACCAGAAGATCGACGCGCTTCTGCGCTCGCCCGAAGTGCAGCGCGATCTTGGACCTTCAAACGAAAAAGACGACGAA